In Actinoplanes derwentensis, the following proteins share a genomic window:
- a CDS encoding ATP-binding protein: MKALLLPGKAVWCIAWAAVGRVVVDGVICSEACSEPGEFMSLACSEVEMTVGRSLTRTALFALWYALAAVAGRMTVMDGTNLSMVWPAAGVLVLWFCAQRRARVRWADAAALVAVTVMVNLATGADGRLVVVFVAANLAQITVFMWLFRLWQPTLWGAGGQQVLSRLRDLWVLLGAALASTSAGTAIGVTGLWLINGPVGWQPGAVWLARNTTAVLLIGAVGLRVGYAWHTRPSAGTWSGAVRWARAAWQDAGRWRVAEYTAMLACSAAACGFAFAVVHGLPVAFALIAVTVWVALRTPTTFVVCHDLVVGAAAVLFTLSGTGSFAAIGDHASRALVVQVFAGMVAVIGLALALGRDERRTLMTQLAAEKEEAALRAATNRAIIDSMADGLAVIDADGRVLVRNAAAVRLLGGRTSPGDQVTDASYYGLFHPDGSPMANHETAYARIIAGEEHAVGEMLVRNPEVPDGRIVTVTGTRLTDDHGAVRAVMLVRDVTVERRHRDQLRRARDALQQQQAYLTQVLDAIDVTVITCDTVGAIVHANRSARQDLPDAATAGQVGTALTGGTAMTAEDTPLMRALRGEHVDAMAAEIRLPDGSTRALLVHARPLTDATGALIGAVTAAHDVTALREREADLLAFAGVAAHDLSAPLASVAGYAEILEDELPADTDPNVYEVLERISGGVDRMRRLIDDLLAYATARDAALKLQAVDLAVIVAEVIAERTAHLRATTRDGPPVLFPDIYTGPLPAVHADPAMIRQLFDNLIGNALKYTLPGQPARIDISAHRRAGDTHHRIVIADRGIGIPDAEKPHVFTSFRRAGNHGNRPGTGLGLAICQRIVDRHHGTIAAGDNPGGGTRIHITLPAADQPHTATASDLSDAGRH, translated from the coding sequence TTGAAGGCGCTCCTTCTGCCGGGTAAAGCAGTTTGGTGCATCGCCTGGGCTGCTGTGGGACGCGTTGTCGTAGACGGGGTCATTTGCTCGGAGGCTTGCTCCGAACCGGGTGAGTTCATGTCGCTGGCGTGCTCGGAGGTCGAGATGACGGTCGGCAGGTCGTTGACGCGCACGGCTCTGTTCGCGCTGTGGTATGCGTTGGCCGCCGTGGCCGGGCGGATGACGGTCATGGACGGCACGAATTTGAGCATGGTGTGGCCCGCGGCCGGGGTTCTGGTGCTGTGGTTCTGTGCGCAGCGGCGCGCCCGCGTGCGGTGGGCGGATGCCGCCGCGCTGGTGGCTGTCACGGTCATGGTCAATCTGGCGACCGGGGCCGACGGTCGGCTCGTGGTGGTGTTCGTGGCGGCCAACCTGGCGCAGATCACGGTGTTCATGTGGCTGTTTCGCCTCTGGCAGCCGACGCTGTGGGGCGCAGGGGGGCAACAGGTGCTGAGCCGGTTGCGGGATCTGTGGGTGCTGCTGGGCGCTGCCCTGGCCAGCACCAGTGCGGGCACCGCGATCGGCGTCACCGGTTTGTGGCTGATCAACGGACCTGTCGGGTGGCAGCCGGGTGCGGTGTGGCTGGCCCGCAACACCACCGCTGTCCTGCTGATCGGCGCTGTCGGGCTTCGTGTCGGCTACGCCTGGCACACCCGGCCCTCCGCCGGAACGTGGTCCGGTGCCGTGCGGTGGGCCCGCGCGGCGTGGCAGGACGCCGGCCGGTGGCGAGTGGCCGAGTACACGGCGATGCTCGCCTGTTCGGCGGCGGCGTGCGGGTTCGCGTTCGCCGTGGTCCACGGTCTGCCGGTGGCGTTCGCGTTGATCGCGGTCACGGTATGGGTGGCGCTGCGTACGCCGACCACCTTCGTGGTCTGCCACGATCTGGTGGTGGGCGCCGCTGCGGTGTTGTTCACCCTGTCCGGGACGGGCTCGTTCGCCGCAATCGGCGATCACGCGAGCCGGGCTCTGGTCGTGCAGGTGTTCGCCGGCATGGTCGCCGTGATCGGATTGGCGCTGGCCTTGGGCCGCGACGAACGCCGCACACTGATGACACAACTGGCCGCGGAGAAAGAGGAAGCAGCACTACGCGCCGCCACGAACCGGGCGATCATCGACTCGATGGCCGACGGGCTGGCCGTGATCGACGCCGACGGGCGGGTGCTGGTGCGTAACGCGGCAGCCGTCCGGTTGCTCGGTGGCCGGACCAGCCCCGGCGATCAGGTCACCGACGCCTCCTACTACGGCCTGTTCCATCCCGACGGCAGCCCGATGGCCAACCACGAAACCGCCTACGCCCGGATCATCGCCGGCGAGGAGCACGCCGTCGGCGAGATGCTCGTACGCAACCCGGAGGTCCCCGACGGCCGGATCGTGACGGTGACCGGCACCCGCCTGACCGACGACCACGGCGCCGTGCGCGCCGTGATGCTGGTGCGCGACGTCACCGTCGAGCGCCGCCACCGCGACCAGTTGCGCCGGGCCCGCGACGCCCTGCAGCAACAGCAGGCTTATCTGACCCAGGTTCTCGACGCCATTGACGTCACCGTCATCACCTGTGACACCGTCGGCGCCATCGTGCACGCCAATCGCAGCGCCCGCCAGGACCTGCCGGATGCCGCCACGGCAGGGCAGGTCGGTACGGCCCTTACCGGTGGCACTGCGATGACTGCCGAAGACACCCCACTGATGCGGGCCCTGCGCGGCGAGCACGTCGACGCCATGGCGGCCGAGATCCGCCTGCCCGACGGCAGCACCAGAGCGCTGTTGGTGCATGCCCGCCCGCTGACCGATGCCACCGGCGCCCTGATCGGCGCGGTCACCGCCGCTCACGACGTCACCGCACTGCGCGAACGTGAGGCCGACCTGCTGGCCTTCGCCGGTGTCGCCGCCCACGATCTGAGCGCACCCCTCGCCTCGGTGGCCGGCTACGCCGAGATCCTCGAAGACGAACTGCCCGCCGACACCGACCCGAACGTGTACGAGGTGCTGGAACGCATCAGCGGCGGCGTGGACCGGATGCGGCGGCTCATCGATGATCTGCTCGCCTACGCCACCGCCCGCGACGCGGCCCTGAAACTTCAGGCAGTCGATCTCGCCGTGATCGTCGCCGAGGTGATCGCCGAACGCACGGCCCATCTACGCGCCACCACTCGCGACGGCCCTCCGGTGCTGTTTCCCGACATCTACACCGGACCGCTGCCGGCCGTGCACGCCGACCCGGCCATGATCCGCCAACTGTTCGACAATCTGATCGGCAACGCCCTCAAATACACGCTGCCCGGCCAACCCGCCCGCATCGACATCTCCGCCCACCGACGCGCCGGCGACACCCACCACCGCATCGTGATCGCCGACCGGGGCATCGGCATCCCCGACGCCGAGAAGCCCCACGTGTTCACCTCGTTCCGCCGCGCCGGCAACCACGGCAACCGGCCCGGCACCGGCCTCGGCCTGGCCATCTGCCAGCGCATCGTCGACCGCCACCACGGCACCATCGCCGCCGGCGACAACCCAGGCGGCGGCACCCGCATCCACATCACCCTGCCCGCCGCCGATCAGCCCCACACCGCAACGGCATCCGACCTGTCCGACGCAGGCCGACACTGA
- a CDS encoding Chromate resistance protein ChrB: MERVEETRQWALLSYRIPREPSQPRIAVWRKLERLGVARLGDGLIALPAGDRTREQLDWVAEEVVDNGGTAMIWIASPGDVAQEQAVIDGLRTARAGEYRAVIEQATAVPADEAERIRLVRRLRGELRRITDRDYFPPAEREAARITVQQLAEQDITVGERA; this comes from the coding sequence ATGGAGCGTGTGGAGGAAACCCGGCAGTGGGCGCTGCTGTCGTACCGGATTCCCCGGGAGCCGTCGCAGCCCCGGATCGCGGTGTGGCGCAAGCTGGAACGCCTCGGCGTGGCCCGCCTGGGCGACGGCCTGATCGCCCTGCCCGCCGGTGACCGCACCCGCGAGCAGCTCGACTGGGTCGCCGAAGAAGTCGTCGACAACGGCGGTACCGCCATGATCTGGATCGCCTCGCCGGGCGACGTCGCCCAGGAACAGGCCGTCATCGACGGTTTGCGCACGGCCCGCGCCGGCGAGTACCGGGCGGTCATCGAGCAGGCCACCGCGGTTCCCGCCGACGAGGCCGAACGCATCCGCCTGGTCCGGCGGCTACGCGGCGAGCTGCGCCGCATCACCGACCGCGACTACTTCCCGCCGGCCGAGCGCGAGGCCGCTCGGATCACGGTGCAGCAACTCGCCGAGCAGGACATCACCGTGGGGGAGCGGGCATGA
- a CDS encoding chromate resistance protein ChrB domain-containing protein — protein sequence MKWATRAGVHIDRAACAWLIRTHIDPDAEFLFVDDRTAVPADATPFDMRGVELGHRRGDCSFETILRRYELHDPVLWKIAEIVHEADLADERYDAPEGAGLDVILRGLSMTCDDDQVLALSSPIFDGLYEYQRRAVLLNRTPG from the coding sequence ATGAAGTGGGCGACCCGTGCCGGAGTCCACATCGACCGCGCCGCGTGCGCGTGGCTGATCCGCACGCACATCGACCCGGACGCGGAGTTCCTGTTCGTCGACGACCGCACCGCGGTGCCCGCCGACGCGACACCGTTCGACATGCGCGGCGTCGAACTCGGCCATCGCCGGGGTGACTGCTCGTTCGAGACGATCCTGCGCCGCTACGAGCTGCACGACCCGGTGTTGTGGAAGATCGCCGAGATCGTCCATGAGGCGGACCTTGCCGACGAGCGTTACGACGCCCCTGAAGGCGCCGGCCTCGACGTGATCCTGCGCGGCTTGTCGATGACCTGCGACGACGATCAGGTGCTGGCCTTGAGCAGCCCGATCTTCGACGGCCTCTACGAATACCAGCGCCGCGCCGTGCTACTGAACAGGACCCCCGGATGA
- a CDS encoding DUF4360 domain-containing protein yields the protein MLASLAGVATALSATASTTPTPPPQNSMVIDVVSANGSGCPLGTAAVTVSPDSKAFTVSYSEFTAQVGADAAATAFRKNCQLGLNVNVPQGYTYAIARVDYRGFAHLEPGAKATQSSVYYFQGEPNTGKTKRSFAGPLDGDWQRTDTFGVGSLSFLPCGEKRYLNINTELRVNAGRSDKRKASFLTMDSTDGNLDTVYHVAWKRC from the coding sequence CTGCTCGCCTCCCTCGCGGGAGTCGCTACAGCCCTGTCGGCGACCGCGTCCACCACGCCGACACCGCCGCCGCAGAACAGCATGGTCATCGACGTGGTCTCGGCCAACGGCTCCGGCTGCCCGCTGGGCACCGCCGCGGTGACGGTGTCCCCGGACAGCAAGGCCTTCACCGTCAGCTACAGCGAATTCACCGCCCAGGTCGGCGCCGACGCCGCCGCGACCGCATTCCGCAAGAACTGCCAGCTCGGCCTGAACGTCAACGTCCCCCAAGGCTACACCTACGCCATCGCCCGCGTAGACTACCGCGGCTTCGCCCACCTGGAACCCGGCGCCAAGGCCACCCAGTCGTCGGTCTACTACTTCCAGGGCGAACCCAACACCGGCAAGACCAAACGCTCCTTCGCCGGCCCCCTCGACGGCGACTGGCAGCGCACCGACACCTTCGGCGTCGGATCCCTATCGTTCCTGCCCTGCGGCGAGAAGCGCTACCTCAACATCAACACCGAACTGCGGGTCAACGCCGGCCGGTCCGACAAACGCAAAGCCAGCTTCCTGACCATGGACTCCACCGACGGCAACCTCGACACCGTCTACCACGTCGCCTGGAAACGCTGCTGA
- a CDS encoding chromate transporter: protein MRRRYPAMLLPGPEAQQLAIYVGWLLNGLRGGLVAGTLFVLPGVVALLALSAVYVGFGDTTVVTALFAGLAPAVVAVVVQAVWRVAGRALTSRTLVAFAVLAFLSLAVLAVPFPVVVALAALAGWAVHRWRPTLVEPAGGHGAATDGPEPLIADDALHHDQPSGRRTATILAIGLAAWFIPVAMFAILTGTDSVYTQQGLFFSGTAVVTFGGAYAVLAFVAQRAVEHYAWLSAGDMVRGLALAESTPGPLIMVVQFVAFLGAYSNPGSLDPWVAGVAASLLTTWVTFVPCFLFILFGAPYVERLRGNRSLSAALTGITAAVVGVIANLGLYFAVHTLFSEVHEIDAGPVHMTLPDLGAVRPVPLVIAVLAAALIFWRRWSVLRVLGVCAGLGLIAGLAGLPGV, encoded by the coding sequence ATGCGCCGTCGCTACCCGGCCATGCTGCTGCCCGGCCCGGAGGCCCAGCAGCTGGCCATCTACGTCGGCTGGCTGCTCAACGGCCTGCGTGGCGGCCTGGTCGCCGGCACCCTGTTCGTCCTGCCGGGTGTGGTCGCGCTGCTCGCGCTGTCGGCGGTCTACGTCGGCTTCGGCGACACCACCGTGGTCACCGCACTGTTCGCCGGGCTCGCCCCAGCGGTGGTCGCCGTGGTCGTGCAGGCGGTGTGGCGGGTCGCCGGGCGAGCGCTGACCAGCCGCACCCTGGTCGCCTTCGCGGTGCTCGCGTTCCTGTCGCTGGCGGTGCTCGCCGTGCCCTTCCCGGTCGTGGTGGCGCTGGCCGCGCTGGCCGGCTGGGCCGTGCACCGATGGCGTCCCACCCTGGTCGAGCCGGCCGGCGGCCACGGCGCCGCCACGGACGGCCCCGAACCGTTGATCGCCGACGACGCCCTGCACCACGACCAGCCGTCCGGCCGGCGGACCGCCACGATCCTGGCGATCGGGCTGGCCGCCTGGTTCATCCCGGTCGCAATGTTCGCCATCCTCACCGGCACCGACAGCGTCTACACCCAGCAGGGCCTGTTCTTCTCCGGCACCGCCGTGGTCACCTTCGGCGGCGCCTACGCCGTGCTCGCGTTCGTCGCCCAGCGCGCCGTCGAGCACTACGCATGGCTGTCCGCCGGCGACATGGTCCGCGGCCTCGCCCTGGCCGAGAGCACTCCCGGCCCGCTGATCATGGTGGTGCAGTTCGTGGCGTTCCTCGGTGCCTACAGCAACCCCGGCAGCCTGGACCCGTGGGTGGCCGGGGTCGCCGCGTCGCTGCTGACGACGTGGGTGACGTTCGTGCCGTGCTTCCTGTTCATCCTGTTCGGCGCCCCCTATGTGGAACGGCTGCGCGGCAACCGGTCACTGTCGGCGGCGTTGACCGGCATTACCGCCGCGGTCGTCGGCGTCATCGCGAACCTGGGCCTCTACTTCGCCGTGCACACCCTGTTCAGTGAGGTGCACGAGATCGACGCCGGACCGGTGCACATGACGCTGCCGGACCTCGGCGCCGTGCGACCTGTACCCCTGGTCATCGCCGTCCTCGCGGCGGCCCTGATCTTCTGGCGCCGATGGTCGGTGCTGCGCGTGCTCGGTGTCTGCGCCGGGCTGGGCCTGATCGCCGGGCTTGCGGGCCTACCCGGAGTGTGA
- a CDS encoding relaxase domain-containing protein, with product MIRVTTVGPAGTRIEDLLQRQFGYQPPDDHDGPAVARAEWFGDGLYECGLEPGTVVGGHQIAAVRALLSGYHPATGELLVTVPRATDPRATLPAGPLVDSIEAGRQRLTGTGAVARFGRLQRGVARARTQATPEYRASITDLARIAQAAGIDMGALYPADVLATARDYARTRVAAGNRGYDVLFILPEPVGVLMTDAAFADVAAEVQTALLSVVREAAGVLQQRAGHGPGSRRGQVWSPRRTDTTGLLGWITLHRTACPSGGPAPVAGLHVHVTLANMARRTDGTWSALGADRRDIERVAGTIGRSLAQRLLQVAGEPWAERASTKRLKRFAEDWADRLLATGPLTDAGKAEVVDAVRRCYGHADVPWHGRVLWAPSPSAGQTLATEHAQRHTPLVTRVRTVKTLAGQAAGTLFGAVCRLGLTGFVFCAAIALTLMVVLPGDPLTLDSIEVDRSKSDLSWYGLWIGGAVGGLATMALLIRLGLFRDEIVDVRDAPLLCLWQSLMVTVIGTLGVLTGLAFFMIPSLMLPESSVPDEGWITTLLTAVLAPTFALFVAIDIAKRLRTDPIVVRYIDPTAGNLDDQLGIRLKQISAANPAAGRGWILVQETVQTAVSGIHRAIELAVRGAAIGGSIAHRYPIGCFGSPTFSWPAELGGATWMIGTGTAAPAHAAAVVSDFVAASRTGWWWPHTEFVVISEQPTVVRRESGRLHDTGGPAAQWADGFQVHPARSAAHKVTSPPHPPAG from the coding sequence ATGATCAGGGTGACAACGGTGGGCCCGGCCGGGACCCGGATCGAGGACCTGTTGCAGCGGCAGTTCGGTTACCAACCACCCGACGACCACGACGGGCCGGCCGTGGCCAGGGCCGAGTGGTTCGGAGACGGCTTGTACGAGTGTGGCCTCGAACCCGGGACCGTCGTCGGCGGCCACCAGATCGCGGCAGTCCGGGCGCTGCTGAGCGGTTACCATCCGGCTACCGGTGAACTCCTGGTCACCGTGCCGAGGGCCACCGACCCGCGGGCCACCCTGCCGGCCGGCCCACTGGTCGACTCCATCGAGGCAGGCCGCCAGCGCCTCACCGGCACCGGCGCGGTCGCGCGGTTTGGCCGTTTGCAGCGCGGTGTCGCTCGCGCGCGGACACAGGCCACCCCCGAATACCGGGCTTCGATCACTGATCTCGCCCGCATCGCCCAGGCCGCCGGCATCGACATGGGCGCCCTGTACCCGGCGGACGTGCTGGCGACCGCACGCGACTATGCGCGTACCCGGGTGGCAGCTGGCAACCGGGGCTACGACGTGCTCTTCATCCTGCCGGAGCCGGTCGGCGTCCTGATGACCGACGCTGCCTTCGCCGACGTCGCCGCCGAGGTGCAGACCGCTTTACTATCCGTGGTTCGGGAGGCTGCGGGTGTGCTGCAACAGCGGGCCGGTCACGGACCGGGCAGCCGCCGCGGCCAGGTCTGGTCCCCGCGGCGCACCGACACCACCGGCCTGCTCGGCTGGATCACCCTGCACCGCACGGCGTGCCCGTCCGGCGGCCCGGCACCGGTGGCGGGCCTGCACGTACACGTGACCTTGGCGAACATGGCCCGCCGGACGGACGGCACCTGGTCTGCCCTCGGCGCCGACCGCCGCGACATCGAGCGTGTGGCCGGCACCATCGGCAGAAGCCTGGCGCAGCGACTGCTGCAGGTGGCCGGCGAGCCCTGGGCCGAGCGGGCGTCCACGAAGCGGCTGAAGCGGTTCGCCGAGGACTGGGCCGATCGGCTACTGGCTACCGGCCCGCTCACCGACGCCGGGAAAGCCGAGGTGGTCGATGCGGTACGCCGCTGCTATGGGCATGCCGACGTGCCCTGGCACGGCCGGGTGCTCTGGGCGCCGTCGCCGTCGGCCGGACAGACGCTCGCCACCGAACACGCCCAACGACACACCCCGCTCGTCACTCGGGTACGGACGGTGAAGACCCTTGCCGGACAGGCAGCCGGGACGCTGTTCGGCGCTGTGTGCCGGCTCGGCCTGACAGGGTTCGTCTTCTGTGCCGCCATCGCCCTGACACTGATGGTTGTCCTGCCGGGTGATCCACTGACCCTCGACAGTATCGAGGTGGACCGGTCGAAGAGTGACCTCAGCTGGTATGGGCTCTGGATCGGCGGGGCTGTCGGCGGCCTTGCGACGATGGCCCTGCTCATTCGCCTCGGGCTGTTCAGAGACGAAATCGTCGACGTGAGAGACGCCCCCCTGCTCTGTCTCTGGCAGTCGCTCATGGTGACTGTCATCGGGACCTTGGGAGTGCTCACCGGCCTGGCCTTCTTCATGATCCCCAGTTTGATGCTGCCCGAAAGCAGTGTCCCTGACGAGGGCTGGATCACGACGCTGCTAACCGCTGTACTGGCCCCCACCTTTGCGCTTTTCGTGGCGATCGATATCGCCAAGAGGCTGCGTACGGATCCGATAGTGGTCCGCTACATCGATCCGACTGCGGGGAACCTCGACGATCAGCTTGGGATCAGGTTGAAGCAGATCAGTGCCGCCAACCCCGCGGCCGGACGTGGATGGATTCTCGTGCAGGAGACCGTCCAGACGGCAGTGAGCGGGATTCACCGGGCGATCGAGCTCGCCGTCCGAGGCGCCGCAATCGGCGGGAGCATCGCCCACCGGTATCCGATCGGGTGTTTCGGGAGCCCGACCTTCAGCTGGCCGGCTGAACTCGGCGGGGCAACGTGGATGATCGGCACCGGCACGGCGGCACCAGCCCACGCCGCCGCGGTGGTGAGTGACTTCGTCGCCGCCTCACGCACCGGCTGGTGGTGGCCGCACACCGAGTTCGTGGTGATCAGTGAGCAGCCGACAGTGGTGCGGAGGGAATCGGGCCGACTGCACGACACCGGCGGCCCGGCTGCCCAATGGGCCGACGGGTTCCAGGTCCACCCTGCCCGATCAGCTGCGCATAAGGTGACATCGCCACCGCATCCACCAGCTGGCTGA
- a CDS encoding low molecular weight phosphatase family protein: MAMRQQRTVLFVCPHGAGKSRIAAAWFTGLALPGWTALSAGIQPQTEVSVHAARLLAGTPVRALLDESAPRPVSAVPAPQLLVAIDCADGLTADVRWALVQQSFDEQMCAEIRDRVNALAATLATSQPS, from the coding sequence GTGGCGATGCGTCAGCAGCGGACGGTGTTGTTCGTCTGCCCGCACGGCGCGGGCAAGAGCCGCATTGCGGCGGCCTGGTTCACCGGGCTGGCCCTCCCCGGCTGGACGGCGCTGTCGGCCGGTATTCAGCCGCAGACCGAGGTCAGCGTGCACGCCGCGCGGCTGCTGGCCGGCACACCAGTACGCGCGCTGCTGGACGAGTCGGCGCCCCGGCCGGTATCAGCGGTGCCGGCCCCACAACTGCTGGTCGCCATCGACTGTGCTGACGGGCTCACCGCCGACGTGCGGTGGGCACTGGTGCAGCAGTCGTTCGACGAGCAGATGTGCGCCGAGATCCGTGACCGGGTGAACGCCCTGGCCGCAACCCTGGCAACGTCGCAGCCATCGTGA
- a CDS encoding TVP38/TMEM64 family protein, with protein sequence MPARSATARLGLLIVLVAALAGTVAVVGVPDPSRLAATIAGFGSLGPVIVIGGSALLLAALVPRSVLAAGAGLVFGPLLGSVYVLAGAALAALAAFAAGRVLGRDFVTARARLAALDARLTARSVLSVALMRILPIAPFGLVSYGFGTTSVPVGSYLLGTAIGAAQSTVVYAALGDSAMNPGSPGFMASLAAAALLVIGSATATVILRRRAARHSATS encoded by the coding sequence ATGCCTGCTCGCAGCGCAACCGCACGTCTGGGGCTGCTCATCGTCCTGGTCGCCGCTCTGGCCGGCACTGTCGCCGTGGTCGGGGTTCCCGACCCCAGCCGGCTGGCCGCCACGATCGCCGGATTCGGATCCCTCGGTCCCGTCATCGTCATCGGCGGCTCTGCTCTGCTCCTTGCCGCGCTGGTGCCACGGTCCGTACTCGCAGCCGGAGCCGGGCTGGTGTTCGGCCCGTTACTCGGTAGCGTCTACGTTCTGGCGGGCGCCGCGCTGGCGGCCCTGGCGGCCTTCGCGGCCGGCCGGGTGCTCGGTCGTGACTTCGTCACCGCTCGCGCCCGTCTGGCTGCACTCGATGCTCGGCTGACGGCCCGCAGTGTCCTCAGCGTGGCCCTGATGCGGATTCTTCCGATCGCCCCGTTCGGCCTGGTCAGCTACGGATTCGGTACGACAAGTGTTCCGGTTGGCAGCTACCTGCTGGGTACAGCGATCGGCGCGGCGCAGAGCACCGTCGTCTATGCGGCACTGGGCGACTCGGCGATGAATCCCGGCAGCCCCGGCTTCATGGCCTCGCTCGCGGCTGCGGCCCTGCTCGTCATCGGCAGTGCCACGGCAACGGTGATCCTCCGTCGGCGGGCAGCACGCCACTCAGCGACGTCCTGA
- a CDS encoding chromate transporter: MSRPVSETRDVVPFGQAVRAWFAISLQTFGGPAGQIAVMQRHLVDERRWIGQKRFLHALNYCCDTRSHFASGLAVRRTGVMSVV; the protein is encoded by the coding sequence ATGAGCCGGCCGGTCAGCGAAACCCGCGACGTCGTCCCGTTCGGGCAGGCGGTGCGGGCCTGGTTCGCCATCTCGTTGCAGACCTTCGGCGGCCCGGCCGGGCAGATCGCCGTCATGCAGCGCCACCTGGTCGACGAGCGCCGCTGGATCGGCCAGAAGCGGTTCCTGCACGCACTCAACTACTGTTGCGACACGAGGTCGCACTTTGCGAGTGGACTCGCAGTTAGGAGGACCGGCGTGATGTCGGTGGTGTAG
- a CDS encoding SAM-dependent methyltransferase, translating to MTHGGAGRQDGQVPAGLDTSVPHSARMYDWWIGGKDNFAADREMGARFAQAIPKIPQMAQENRAFMHRVVRHLTHAGVRQFLDIGTGIPTRPNVHEIAQDIAADCRVVYVDNDPLVLVHARALMVSDPAGRTVYLDADFTRPAEILAHPALRQVLDLTQPVALLMIAVLMLARDSDDPWTAVRTLLDALPSGSYLAITHPGQDFDPTAMDAIVQAANGAGMTLVPRDHADVRRFFADWELVDPGLVPVMAWQPDGDPPADPNAAYYWAGLARKR from the coding sequence ATGACACACGGCGGGGCCGGCCGTCAGGACGGGCAGGTACCGGCGGGGCTGGACACCAGCGTTCCGCACTCGGCGCGTATGTACGACTGGTGGATCGGCGGGAAGGACAACTTCGCCGCCGACCGGGAGATGGGCGCGCGGTTCGCACAGGCGATCCCGAAGATCCCGCAGATGGCCCAGGAGAACCGCGCCTTCATGCACCGGGTCGTGCGCCACCTGACCCATGCGGGTGTCCGGCAGTTCCTGGACATCGGCACCGGGATCCCGACCCGGCCGAACGTGCACGAGATCGCCCAGGACATCGCTGCGGACTGCCGGGTCGTCTACGTCGACAACGACCCCCTGGTCCTGGTCCATGCCCGGGCGCTGATGGTCAGCGACCCCGCCGGACGGACCGTCTACCTCGACGCGGACTTCACCCGGCCCGCCGAGATCCTCGCTCACCCGGCCCTGCGTCAGGTCCTCGACCTCACCCAGCCGGTCGCCCTGCTCATGATCGCGGTCCTCATGCTGGCCCGCGACAGCGACGACCCGTGGACGGCCGTGCGGACCCTACTGGATGCGCTGCCCTCGGGCAGCTACCTGGCGATCACCCATCCCGGTCAGGACTTCGACCCAACGGCCATGGACGCCATCGTGCAGGCGGCCAACGGCGCCGGCATGACCCTGGTCCCCCGCGATCACGCCGACGTGCGGCGTTTCTTCGCCGACTGGGAGTTGGTCGACCCGGGCCTGGTGCCGGTCATGGCCTGGCAGCCCGACGGCGATCCCCCCGCCGACCCGAACGCCGCCTACTACTGGGCCGGCCTCGCCCGCAAACGCTGA